A genome region from Bombilactobacillus bombi includes the following:
- a CDS encoding aspartate carbamoyltransferase catalytic subunit, with amino-acid sequence MIHDLVNVNQLSLEDVRHLINLATAFKQGAQVHLRQPAYAMNLFFENSTRTHTSFEMAERKLGLQVLPFVPSASSITKGESLSDTVKTLQAIGVNLAVIRHPQNEYYQQLLADNLQISIANGGDGSGQHPSQSLLDIITIFEEFKHFAGLKVGIVGDLAHSRVARSNAQLLQRLGAQIYFSGPKVWFAKDLQQWGQYLPLEDLIKQVDVLMLLRVQHERFAQVEEADFNAQTYYQQYGLTPERYQQLQPHTIIMHPAPVNRGVEIASELVESPQSRIFRQMQNGVYARMAIVAQLLASQDIIADQELKELSK; translated from the coding sequence ATGATTCACGATTTGGTCAATGTTAATCAATTATCACTCGAAGATGTTCGTCATTTAATTAATTTAGCTACAGCATTCAAGCAGGGAGCCCAAGTCCATTTGCGACAACCTGCTTACGCCATGAATTTATTCTTCGAAAACAGCACCCGCACGCATACAAGCTTTGAAATGGCTGAGCGCAAACTAGGCCTGCAAGTATTACCATTTGTTCCTAGTGCAAGCTCGATTACTAAAGGTGAGAGTTTATCAGATACAGTCAAAACCTTGCAGGCAATTGGCGTGAATTTAGCGGTTATTCGCCATCCCCAAAATGAATATTATCAACAATTGCTGGCGGATAATTTACAAATTAGCATCGCCAATGGCGGGGACGGTAGTGGCCAACACCCCTCACAATCATTATTAGATATTATTACTATTTTTGAAGAATTTAAGCATTTTGCTGGTTTGAAAGTTGGGATTGTAGGTGACTTGGCACATTCGCGCGTGGCTCGGTCTAATGCACAATTATTGCAGCGTTTAGGTGCGCAGATTTACTTTAGTGGTCCGAAGGTTTGGTTTGCAAAAGACCTACAGCAATGGGGACAATATCTCCCTCTGGAAGACTTAATTAAACAAGTTGACGTCTTAATGTTATTACGGGTGCAGCATGAACGCTTTGCACAAGTTGAAGAAGCAGACTTTAATGCACAAACTTATTATCAACAATATGGTCTCACTCCTGAGCGTTATCAACAATTGCAGCCACATACAATTATTATGCATCCCGCTCCAGTTAATCGGGGTGTGGAAATTGCTTCAGAATTAGTGGAAAGTCCACAATCGCGGATTTTTCGCCAAATGCAAAATGGCGTTTACGCTCGCATGGCAATTGTCGCACAATTATTAGCTAGTCAAGATATAATTGCAGACCAAGAATTAAAGGAGTTGAGCAAATGA
- a CDS encoding putative polysaccharide biosynthesis protein, protein MSANNKQKVPRQDSLLSGSAWITASGIVSRALSALYVIPWNIWMGSAVIVASANALYGKVYHIYDFFLLVSTAGLPSAISKQISHYNALGEYEAGNQLFKQALKVTAIIGIIFGALMYFGAGWVAALFTNSDPRSIPAIRALAVAVLILPTLSIMRGYFQGYGQMGPSAISMMLEQLARVAYMLAITYIIMQIQRGNYVDAVTKSTFASFIGAGISVLYLLTCFARQRQHLKDLAASGSHDINFTAHDFTKEILLQAIPFIIIDSAVTIFNLFDQATFNPMMQSFMQISQQQLDYYYSLFGFQANKLMMVAVSLATGIVSSSIPLVASLYTSKNNQKITQQIINIIRLFGFFMLPATLGMAAVARPLWGAFYGYDRLGINMLRFSCIVALLIGFFMVLAAILQALYRNNLAIKYLFIGFGFKVLIQWPLVYLLQAYGPLTATVLALILICYLMLHRIYCLYPFDLRHLITHDLSQVFLAAVVMAIVVFGADWLLYALTAKIGRVLSAAYMLIEVGLGAAVYGYLTLKLRLLDQSLNIDATRWRKMLHIK, encoded by the coding sequence ATGTCTGCAAATAATAAGCAAAAAGTACCCCGGCAAGATTCATTATTATCAGGCTCGGCTTGGATTACTGCCAGTGGTATTGTTTCCCGAGCTTTATCCGCTTTATATGTTATTCCTTGGAATATATGGATGGGCTCGGCTGTAATTGTTGCTTCAGCTAATGCCTTGTATGGCAAGGTCTATCATATTTATGATTTTTTTCTGTTAGTTTCGACGGCGGGATTACCTAGTGCGATTTCCAAGCAAATCTCCCATTATAACGCTTTAGGAGAATATGAAGCTGGCAATCAACTATTTAAGCAGGCTTTAAAGGTGACAGCTATAATTGGAATAATCTTTGGCGCCTTGATGTATTTTGGTGCTGGTTGGGTAGCTGCCTTATTTACTAACAGTGATCCGCGTAGTATTCCAGCGATTCGCGCCTTAGCCGTTGCTGTTTTAATTTTGCCGACTTTAAGTATTATGCGGGGTTATTTTCAAGGTTACGGCCAAATGGGTCCATCAGCTATTTCAATGATGCTCGAACAATTGGCACGGGTAGCTTATATGCTGGCTATCACCTATATTATTATGCAAATTCAACGCGGTAATTATGTAGATGCAGTTACCAAGTCAACGTTTGCCTCTTTTATAGGAGCCGGGATTTCAGTATTGTATTTGTTAACTTGTTTTGCACGGCAACGGCAGCATTTAAAGGATTTAGCAGCTTCGGGCAGTCACGATATTAACTTTACGGCGCATGATTTTACAAAAGAAATTTTGCTGCAGGCAATTCCTTTCATTATCATTGATTCTGCGGTGACGATTTTTAACTTGTTTGATCAAGCTACTTTTAATCCAATGATGCAAAGTTTTATGCAAATTTCACAACAGCAATTAGATTATTACTATTCGTTATTTGGTTTTCAGGCTAATAAGTTAATGATGGTGGCTGTGTCTTTGGCAACGGGAATTGTTTCTTCTTCAATTCCGTTAGTAGCTTCATTATATACAAGTAAAAATAATCAAAAAATCACCCAACAAATTATTAATATTATCCGCCTTTTTGGCTTTTTTATGTTGCCAGCAACATTAGGAATGGCAGCTGTAGCTCGACCTTTATGGGGTGCCTTTTACGGGTATGACCGCTTGGGTATTAATATGTTGCGCTTTTCGTGTATTGTAGCTTTATTAATTGGGTTTTTTATGGTGTTAGCTGCTATTTTGCAAGCTTTATATCGGAATAATTTGGCGATTAAATATCTGTTCATTGGTTTTGGATTCAAAGTGCTGATCCAATGGCCTTTAGTTTATCTTTTGCAAGCTTATGGACCATTAACAGCTACAGTATTGGCTTTAATTTTGATTTGTTATTTGATGTTGCATCGAATTTATTGTTTATATCCGTTTGATTTACGGCATTTAATCACTCATGACTTAAGCCAAGTCTTCTTAGCGGCAGTGGTTATGGCGATTGTCGTTTTTGGAGCTGATTGGCTATTATATGCGCTAACGGCTAAAATTGGCCGCGTCTTAAGTGCTGCTTATATGTTAATCGAAGTGGGGCTGGGAGCAGCTGTTTATGGATATTTAACTTTAAAATTACGGTTATTAGACCAAAGTTTGAATATTGATGCGACCCGCTGGCGAAAAATGCTGCATATTAAATAA
- a CDS encoding GDSL-type esterase/lipase family protein → MKMQTTAANFAIAGIYFSGRWAQTSHGLYTTNLGARLYTQVTGTRQVELDFSTQSEPEGVWLAYKIDDGDYQRCNLTQMPLKIQLPDLQTHLISVVYSGNTPQDNVWKRHGGLYFDQIQTDSAAKLTPVKPAGDVITFIGDSITAGSWVHGKTAGQDYCAEGNFAALAAEQLGLEDVRVAYPGAGLVKPGSGGVPVAAQFLDKIDATHSWTPQSSKYVVINLGTPDKKANEIEFRAAWELFMQKVQLLYPQTPKLVMIPFSQRHAAVIREESIEYPQTTILETADWPLTYTDGLHPDLASSSEIAHRLVEALTTNN, encoded by the coding sequence ATGAAAATGCAAACAACAGCAGCTAATTTTGCTATTGCAGGAATTTATTTTTCGGGAAGATGGGCCCAAACTAGTCATGGCTTATATACTACCAACTTAGGAGCCCGGTTATATACACAAGTGACGGGCACTCGCCAAGTAGAATTAGATTTTTCTACCCAATCGGAACCAGAAGGCGTCTGGTTAGCCTATAAAATTGATGATGGAGATTATCAACGGTGTAACTTAACGCAAATGCCTTTAAAAATTCAACTGCCAGATTTACAAACACATCTTATCAGTGTGGTCTACAGTGGTAATACTCCCCAAGATAATGTTTGGAAGCGGCATGGTGGTTTATATTTTGATCAAATTCAGACAGATTCTGCCGCAAAATTAACACCAGTCAAGCCAGCTGGGGACGTAATTACTTTTATTGGCGACTCAATTACTGCTGGTTCTTGGGTACATGGCAAAACTGCAGGTCAAGATTATTGTGCAGAAGGCAATTTTGCCGCTTTAGCTGCTGAACAATTAGGTTTAGAAGATGTTCGGGTAGCTTATCCAGGTGCGGGGTTGGTCAAACCTGGATCAGGTGGTGTACCAGTGGCTGCGCAATTTTTGGATAAAATTGACGCCACTCATTCATGGACGCCGCAGTCTTCGAAGTATGTCGTAATTAATTTAGGCACTCCTGATAAAAAAGCCAATGAAATTGAGTTTCGTGCCGCTTGGGAATTATTTATGCAAAAAGTTCAATTGTTATATCCGCAAACCCCTAAGTTAGTAATGATTCCTTTTTCACAACGACATGCGGCAGTGATTCGCGAAGAGTCAATTGAATATCCGCAAACAACAATTTTGGAAACAGCAGATTGGCCCTTAACTTACACAGATGGTTTGCATCCTGATTTAGCCTCGTCTTCAGAAATTGCCCACCGTTTGGTAGAAGCACTAACGACCAATAATTAA
- a CDS encoding HAD family hydrolase: MYKNIIFDIDGTLLDTHDAALLGLQKSLWEDYHIKQTLADLEFSFSGTARDVFNKYQIPQDQEYAFAESVMTNSLTFTDEIKPFAGIEETLEQLQARHVPLIVVTSEDQQEVDAVFKKTSISPYFQQFVTADQVQEHKPAAEPTLAALKKLQATPQDTLYIGDSKNDVGSAHNAQVAFGLATWGANPQDSFPEAEYLLQKPQDILQLVP; encoded by the coding sequence ATGTATAAAAATATAATTTTTGATATTGACGGTACGCTTTTGGATACTCATGATGCAGCTTTGTTAGGCTTACAAAAAAGTCTTTGGGAAGATTATCACATTAAACAAACTCTAGCAGATTTGGAATTTAGTTTTTCAGGTACTGCTAGGGATGTCTTTAATAAATATCAAATTCCCCAAGATCAAGAATATGCATTTGCAGAAAGCGTTATGACTAATTCTTTAACATTTACTGATGAAATTAAACCCTTTGCTGGGATCGAAGAAACTTTAGAACAACTGCAAGCACGCCATGTTCCGTTAATTGTGGTTACTTCTGAAGATCAACAAGAAGTCGATGCTGTTTTTAAAAAAACAAGTATTAGTCCTTATTTTCAACAATTTGTCACTGCTGATCAAGTTCAAGAACACAAACCCGCAGCAGAACCCACTTTAGCCGCTTTAAAAAAATTGCAGGCCACTCCCCAAGACACCTTATATATTGGTGATTCCAAAAATGATGTTGGCAGCGCCCATAATGCTCAAGTAGCCTTTGGCTTAGCAACTTGGGGTGCCAATCCTCAAGATAGCTTCCCTGAAGCTGAATATCTTTTACAAAAACCACAAGATATTTTGCAGTTAGTACCCTAA